The following nucleotide sequence is from Coffea eugenioides isolate CCC68of chromosome 3, Ceug_1.0, whole genome shotgun sequence.
TGGAACTGAGCAGTACTTGTGGCCAGACTCTTGACAATATACTCCAAAGAGCCTCCTGAATTGGAGGACGAAGGTTGAGGCTTTGGTTGCCATGATTGCTGAAATCCTGGTGGACGATTTGAGAATGAATTCTGTGGCCTGTTCCCATAGTTGAAGTTGGGGTGGTCTTTCCAACCCGGATTGTACGTGTTCGCGTATGGATCGTACTGCCTACGAGGCGCGAGCACGCCTCCAGCCATGTTTACTTGTTCAACCCCATCCTCTTGCAAAATAGGGCATGAGTCAGTGGGGTGGCCCATGTTTGTGCAAATTCCACAGACCTTTGCTTGATGCGCGTTCCCCACAGCTAATTGCCGAATAAAAGATGTTAGCTCCGATAGCTGCTGCTGAATGAACGACGTCTCTATCTCGTTAACCCTGCAGGTAGGGTTACTCTTGTGGAAGCCAAACTGTTGAGAATTTTCTGCCATAGCTTCAATAAGCAGCCATGCTTCTCTCGGTGTCTTATTTGCCAGTACTCCCTCACTCGCAGCATCAATGATACTTCTGTCAGATGACTGAAGTCCCTCATAGAAGTATTGGATCAatagttgttcactaatttgatgctgtAGGCATCTAGCGCACAACTTACTAAATATTTTCCAATAATCATATAAGGATTCCCCAGGATACTGCTTAATGCTGCATATTCTTTTCTCAGACTTGCAGCCCAGGATGCCggaaagaatttttccaaaaacttcTTTTTCAGTTGGGCCCATGTTGTGATACTACCTACAGGTAGGTAGTATAACCAATCCTTCACTATATCCTTGAAGGAGAAAGGGAATGCTCTAAGTTTGATCTGCTCTTCAGTAATCTCTGAAGGCTTCATACTAGAACATACCACATCGAACTCGTGAATGTGTTTATGGGGTTCCTCACCCTAGAGGCCATGGAATGAGGGTAAGAGGTGAATTAACCCTGACTTCAGTTCGAAGGAGGTATTCTCAGCTAAAATTGGAAATGTAATGCACAAAGGCTGCTGGGTCAATTtcggagcagccaactcccttagtcTTCTTGCATTCGCCATTGGGAGGCCCTCTTGGCTTGGGTCACTTGAATTATCACCACTCGAATATGTTGACTCAACCTCTGGATCCAGTCTCTGAGATGCAATGCTAGATTGCTCCTCTCAGAGCTGTCTAGTCTCTTTCCTAGTTCGTCACGCAGTCTTATCTACTTCCGGGTCGAAAATCAATtcgcctgtacgagaagaacgaggcataaactagaaaaatgccagacaaatccaaaaaaaaaaaaacttagaaagaaacaaaattaaccaaaacaTCATTCcacggcaacggcgccaaaaattgacaggtgtcgagcctgtgcaataataattactaaaaaattctaattaccaccacaattaattatagaacaaatgtAAGTACTGGAGCAGTGACTCTAGATGTGCAATTGGTTACTATATTCATCCTGTCTCCAAAGAGTGTGCTTGATCCAATATACTAGATTTGTTTGCAAAAGTATTAATTTtgcatacaatggcaagtagggtcgattccacagagAAAATAGCCGCCTTTTGATTTCCTAATTCATCCCACTCTCTCTACCAATCCCGTGAGGTCCGTCTTTTAGGCATCTTTCTATAgtttctggcgtgggcacgttcTGGAATAAagggtcttctggaaatttgcccCGAGATACCACTTTTGACACCAACCACCTACAATCTACACCAATATCAAATATGAGCATAACCTCAATACTTAGCATAATAAGTAGCCAAAATTATGCTCACATAACAACACATAAGATGCCCAATTATTGCTCTATCAGTTCCCCACCTCCatgtgtgtgtttttgtgtCATGAAGACTTCCACGCTCGTCTTCAGTATATATGATTTTACTGCTAAGACCAATTCATGTGACAATAGTAAGTATTTCATAGTAATGTCGTTATCTTTGAAGAAAGTTCTTGGACAATAGTGCATAGGACAACATCCTATGTAGAACTGTACAAAGATTTAGTAAATAGGATCTCAGACTTAGAAAAGTtactaaaaatttcaaaaaaaaactaaatctCCTTGGTGGAGTTGTTCAAAGCTTACGTCCAGTCTCATGAGTCACATGAGCAAAGAAGGCGGCAAACTCCCTTTTAGAATCATCAACTGAACCAACTGTTCCAAACTCAGAATAGAATTCCGAGCTTCAAGAAATGCCGATGGAGTATAGAACCCTTTTCCAGCACAGCTTGAAGCAGCTTGATCAGAAGTCCCGCTCAAGAAAGCGTCTGTCACAACATCAGCAACTGAAACACCATTATTACCGCCATCTGATGCAGGGCGCAAGGGCCGGACTGGCAGCCTTTGCCACAATAGTCGTCGCTGGTGCCACAATGGCCCCACTGGCTGCAGCATAAATCTGGCTCACAGTCACAGTTTTGGCTTGAAATCAGctgggaaaagggccctacaagAACTGCAATGGAGAAAATGATGATTAGAAAATTCTTCATTTCGAAGGAGAAAAGGATGTGGACAGAAATTGTTTGAGTAAGAAGGATATTTATAGCATAGAGAACTGGAAAAGTGATCAGCTTGTGTGAAGTATGGAGAACTgctattgttggaaatcttgaaGTTGAGCACTGAATGGAATGGATATAAAAAGCAATATTAGTGCTTGACTTTCAATTAATCTATAGACTTTGGCACTGTCAAAAAGTGGCAACCTTCTTTCTTGGCATTCGAAATGGGAATtgtggaaaagaaaaattttggccaattgaTAGCAACAATTGTGAGTACAAGTCACAAGTCACAAATATAATGCGTGTAAAAAAGATAACTTGATGTTGTCTGTATCATCTGATGTTAATAAAGCCTAACTCTGTTGTAGTCCTATTTCAGTCTCGTATTTGAGTTAGAACACAGATGATATTTGTACCATTCTAGATCCACGGGCTGCCCTACTACACATACTTTTCATTTGGCTTAAAAAAAACATTTTAGAGGGTGTAAGCTTTACAATTAAAGCACGATCTTTACCTTATCATGCAAAGTATTGGACagataaaattttatcaaactgTTGTAGTGAAAAGAACTCAAATGATCAAATTTTATCCAGTTGATAAATATAGCATCCTAAATAAAATGCatagtctttttttttcctttagagTTCTTATTGCATACTATAATTGGTAAAATTTTGGTAGCGTATAGGAAATGATACCAATATAAAATACTATATTtactactcttttttttttcataatatcATCTTTTATTACTGCAATCACAAAAAGTACAACTTTCGGGGCCAACCCTTCCCCAGGAATACAAGATTACACACCCTACCCCATGTCTAATTAAATCCTACCGCCGACATCTACGAAAGTTTGGAAACCCAAACGCATCTAAAGAAATATCTCCCTCACCAACAGAGGCAATGCATTATAGGGCTCATAAATTGTAATACACCCAGCCTCAAAGCCAACATTAGCCAACCTGTCTGCCGGTCTATTTACTACTCGAGGGCTTATTATGCGGCCCAATTTTTTGGTTTCTACCATGAGCTGAAAAAAAATCTTTTCGAAGCATAAGTTTCCCCAATTCTCATAGACtttacaagtgaaagttatTTGTTTCTCGTCGTTCATTGTCTCACCATGCCTGTGCAGATAAGTTATTGCCCTTTTGGTGGCAGAAAGATAAAACAGAATTGAACCAAAGACCTTATAATTCCCTAATTAGTCTCTTCAGCCAGTAGAATTAGATCTTATTCAACGTTTTTTGTACTTCGGTATAATAGCGCTCTATGTTCCTTAGTCTCTGATGCTTCGGTTTACTCCCAATATTAAGTGCCTTAACATTGGTGCATTTAGACCCTTGCATTTGATAATTCATAATCTTAGTATAGTTATGATCCTCAAATATCATACCTTGAGAAACATCTCGGCTAAAATTGCCAATAGCATATTGGAACATGAAAAGTAAATGAAAGACGTGAGGAAACTTCAATGGAGAGACATGTTGAGAGTGAAACACCAAAGTCGAAAGCTCGACAAATATGATCAAGGGATCAAAACTGGAACATGCCTATGTAAATACTCCAAGAAATCGGAACAAGACCAACAAAATCAATTATTATGATTTCAAAACTTAACAACTTTCGCTTGCAAAGAGCAAGAAAGGTAAACACCTTTtgctaatttttattaatttccAATCAGTTTTAAGCCTTTATAGCTCAATATATTACTCCCTTCCGAGCACTTTCGGCTCTCCCGAAGTACCCTAGCATCTGAGATTCTGACCAGGATCAACACCCAGTTGACGACAATATTGAGTATAATACCCAACACGAGCACTAACAGTGTTTGGATTTGCACCGTCACATTCAAGCTGACCATTAATGGCACGAATGGTAGCCCCAAAACCCTGGCCGGAAATGATACGAGAATGACAATTGTTCATCCAGAACCACAAGGCAGTTTTGAATGAAATAACATTATCTCTGGCTACAAGTTCAGGTTGACTTAGTCCATTGAACCCAATGCTTTGTCCTGCTGCTCCATAGTTGTAGTTCCCTGTTATTTGTAGTGGACCGCGGCCGTAATACCCCTTGCCTGGCACACATGGATACTGAGTGTATCTCTTGTCACAGTAGTTTTTAGACGGGCCGTTTATCTCTTCTATATAGCACATATCTGCATGATATAGAGAAGTCGTATTAGTTATCATTCTGTCGAAttgccaaaaaagaaaaaatggatgTTAGGTAAGACAAGGATTGTCGGATGATATGATAATGAAAAGTGTAGAAAACAAATTTTATGAGTTCTAATGACAATTAATTTGCAAAATTATAGAATTCAAAGGATTTAAGAATCACAAACAAAAATATCTATGTGGGAGAAAAGAGAATAAATAACTTAACTCAAAATGTCATTAACATttcaaacaaagaagaaaatctCACCACAATAAAAATCTAATAAATTTTCTATACActattttaggctctcttaaatttttagaaaatactCCACTTAATAATCTAGTGATAATTTATCAGAATCATTGAATAAGAAACAACACAATTAATTATGAAATAAAACACCAATtgctaaataataaaattactagaACTTGACTTCAATAAAACTAATgataattaaatagaaaatttttgaagCTTGGTTTATTttgccaaaaaaagaaaagaaaagaaaagccatCAATATTTATGAATGGACCACAAGTGATTTAAAATTTACAAAGTTGTAAGTAATGATTTAAAATTTACAAAGTTGTAAGTAATCACATGCTTACTAAATTATAAAGTTGACTACTACAACAAAGTAAAAAGAACGGAAAGTAATAATTTCTCTATCCAGTTGTAATTGGCACCCATATTCATGATAAATTATTACAATAATAAGTATTTCTTGTTAAAGTTTTAGTTTTTGTAGAAAGTTCTTCGATAATATTGCAAAGAAAAATAGTTAAAACTTGGGTAGATCCGGTTTCAAAAATCCAATAGACCAAAGTGTGCTATACTATCTCAGACACAATTTGGACTATTGAATTTTTGAACATGGAACTTACCCAAGTGTGAGTTCAGAAAAATAATCTATATATTACTGTACCAACATTTAGAAAAGTtactaaaaatattttatagaaaGTTCCAAAGTAATTCTCTTTGGTAGAGTTGTTGAAAACACTTACGTCCAGTCTCATGAGTGACATGAGCAAAGAAAGCAGCAACCTCCCTTTTAGAATCAGCAGCAGAACCAGCAGTTCCAAACTTAGAATACGACTTCTGAGCTTCAAGAAATGCCGATCGAGTATAGAACCCTTTTCCAGCACAACCCGAAGCAGCTTGGTTAGCAATTCCATTAAAGAAAGCGTCTGTGACAATACCAGCAACTGAAGCACCATTATTACCACCGCTGGGTGCAGCAGTGCAAGGGCCGGATCGGCAGCCGGGGCCACAGTAGTCGTTGCTGGTGCCGCAATAGCCGAATTTGCTGCAGCATAAGTTTGGTGCACAGCCACAGTTTTGACTTGAAATCAGCTGTGGGATGGCTCCGACAAGAACCATAATGGAGAAAATGATGGTTGGAAAATTCTTCATTTTTGTGCTTGAAGGAAGAGAAATGGATGTGGGCAGAAGCTGTTTGAGAAAAAAGGGTATATATCTTTATCTTTATACTCCATAAGAAGACGTTTTGGGGTTACTGTTCATTACTTTCATCTGCTCTTcccaagggtattttggtctttttatTATGGCataaaggtgaaatttgtgGCTCCTGAATTTTCTGATATTgactttgcattttctttttctataatGCCCTTGGTGGTCCGGTTTTGCCCGTAAATTTGGAGATTTGTGTGTCCGTTTATTAATGTTTGGTTAGGCTTTCTTGTAATTTTAATCATGTTTGTGCCCTTTTATTGTTCTTTTCCTTAACCTTATCGTGATTACCTGGTGGGGTGAAGACCGAGGAGTCAGAAATGCCCattttttctctcctttcttcaTCATCAGTCTCACTCTTCACTTCATCTTCCCTTCAATCATCCTCTAATTTCTctcatcttcttcctcttttcttttctttggtttttattgtttttgatTCTGACCGAGAGCAACAACAAGGTAAgactctttttctttctcatcATCAAGACTTCTTTAGCCTTTTGGATTTTTTGGAGGATTTACCAGTCGAATTTTAACATATAATACGTATATATTTGTGATGTAAATTTTTTCCCGGTGTAGAGGAAATTACAGTATTACGGGTCTCCTCCGGCCTCAAGAGGGTTAAGGTTGGACTTGCATTTTTTCTCTCTCGACTTtcttctatatatttttttcgaTTTTTTTCTTTCCTGTCATTTTGGCCATATTTTTTTCGACTTTCTTTagccttttattttctttatcgTAATAATACATCCAACCAACTCGATATAGAAAATGGCAAGCAAAAGGAGGAGAACGGAAAGCCAGTGGTCCAAGCAGAAAAGAAGTTTTTTTCCCCCTTTAATAATGAGTCCCTAAATTTTTCCTTGAATTCTTTCCTTGccatctttttttaaaaaaaaaataaatgtctTTCTGTATATACTGGCTTTTTGGATTTATTTTTGGATGTGTACTTGAAAATTTAGATATATGTTCCCTTCAAGTGCAATCTTGGAAATTGTTTTCGTAcatgattttcttttgttttcttttttatcgTTAGTATTTCTATGTACATTAGAGTTTACTCCTGTTTCAGTTTCGTCCGGGCATGACAAGTTTCATGAGATCTATGTTCTCGACAGAGAGGTAggccttcttttctttccctatgTTTTTTAAACCACCTTACAAATTAGTAATTTCGTTTTATAGTTGTTTGTGTAAAATTTCCTCTTTGAACTCTTATTATTTTACTCGATTGAATTTCATGAGACAATAAATTGTATTTTTTTGCTCATTATCTTTTATGGATGCAACAATTTAGGAGTTCCATACTTACTAAGATTGAGGGTAATAGGTTGTGACTTTAGTACTTATGTTCACTTGTAGGCTTCCTATTATTGAAATTTGCAAATTGTTTTTTATGATAATCTTAGGAATTGATCAAGATttgcaaattaatttttcaaagctatctttgggggaaaaaaaatagGTCAATGGCATATGATTTAAGTTCAAGATTCCAGTTTGTGGTCCAAAGAGCACGACCAGTTGCCGTTGAAGCAGCTGTTGGAAGCTCTATTGCCTTGCAGTAATTTTTCGAATCATTTCCAGATTTCGATCTGGGAAGTGGCAGACCAATGATTTACTTGCATAAGCCTCTTAATTTTTTCTCAATTGTTGGTTTTggttttaatttcaaattctttgTTTTGACAGACCATCGATTTCCTATTCAGGATTATGGTATGGTGGTGCTTTTTCTCTGTTTTCGTGTATGTTGTCTTATCTGCAGTTCTCTTCTACTTCAGCATCAGTTTTACTATAATTTGTCTTGctcgtgattttttttttggtttctatGTTTTGCAGGTCATAGATTCTATAACATATTGTTCATATTTTAGGTTTAAATAGTTTGGTCGAAGATTTGCATGtatttcatttacattgccTTGCATTAAAGCTCTTGCCTTTGCCGTCTTTTGGCAGATATCTTTCTAATTTAGTTCCAGGTTGcttatttgttttaatctttCCCATGTATggaatgttttacaaaaaaatattatgaaattaGGTTCTCTTGTACCACTAAGTTGCCTTTGCATTAAACTTACTCTTTGATTTTGCTTTTCAGGACCAGCTGGTTATTCAATGTTGAAAGATTGCATAGGGTTCATATAGAGTGATCAATTTTTGAGGTAACCTTTTTTTGATCTGTCTCCACTGTTTAATTATCTacttttttgtgtttttcatgttttgattttCCCCAACTCTTCTATTCCTGACACACCTACTCTTAATGAATAAGTTACTTACAATGGCTTTTTTTCACATGTTTCCAAAAATTGACTGTCTTATGGGCCTAGGTGGTTAGATAAAAAGTCTGAGCTTTTGGAGGTTGAGCAAGGCAAATGTTCCATGACCTTAGATCACTATTATTTTTTACAGTGAACATTATAGATTTGTGTATTGTGTTTTTGAATCAATTATGAAATCATGACCCCAGTTTCAATGGTAATTTTGTCCATAGCCCTTGGTTAATTGGGTTTTTTGCAAACATTGTGTGGATTGAGGGTGTGTTCTCTGCACTGAGATTGTGATATGTTATTTTCGAAAGACTGAGGTTATCCTTTATGGTTGGTTTGTGTTTTCCTGTGAATTGAGTGGACTACGTAAGTTTTTTCATTAGTACTTACTGTTGCCTGCATGTATCTGTTGCACATTGTACAAAAGTTTTCATGAGGCTTGATTGTTTGCCTGCTTTTTTGCCTATGTTATTAAATGAAAATTATGCGCTAATGGTAGACAGGCATTATTACGATGTATTGGGGATGATGACAGCCTAATTTTTCGTTTGACGAATGTTTAATCTGTAGGCATTTAAGTGATTGTTTGTGCAACATGTCATATGCTTTTTCCTATGGAAAGGAGCAGTCCACCATTTGAAACCCCTCCATAAACAATAACCACTATGAATATCCCTTGAGAAGTTTTAcatttacccaaaaaaataaaagcaaaagcaaaagcaaaagaaagaggagATGTTCCATGAACTATTGCCtccgtttcttttttttttttttttttttttgagaaactTCTTAATTACCCAATAACGATGCATAAGCTAATGCCAAGCAAACATTTGATACCAGTACAATGCAGCTTTCGTTGATCAATGCATCCAATAACCTAATACAAGAGCTAATCCACAGAACTTGGAAATTTTCAAGCACAAATAAGCAAGACTCCCTTCCCACAGGAACTCTTTGATAGCCCAAGAAAAACAGAGCTCGGCATGTTACAAACAAGAGATCAACATCAAAAGCTTTCCAGGATACTTATTGAGCATTGACAGGAACATATATACAAACTTTGGATTTGAAAGAACCAACACCAACCAGGTTAGATTTGATCTTCAGCAGTAGagctggcaatttgtcccaagtcccgatgggctacccatgcccaaaggaactttgggcgggatgggtattataATTTGGTATTGGGTTTAAGTTGGGACACATCCCAACTATACAGGAACTCTTTGATAGCCCAAGAAAAACAGAGCTCGGCATGTTACAAACAAGAGATCAACATCAAAAGCTTTCCAGGATACTTATTGAGCATTGACAGGAACATATATACAAACTTTGGATTTGAAAGAACCAACACCAACCAGGTTAGATTTGATCTTCAGCAGTAGagctggcaatttgtcccaagtcccgatgggctacccatgcccaaaggaactttgggcgggatgggtattataatttggtattgggtttaagttgggacacatcccaactatacccattaatgaatgggaaaggatgggaaatacttgggtacccattgggctcaaatggcaagggctccgtttggattagctgtttttggtaggtgtttttgaaatattttattgtagcagtgtatatgaaaaatttttactataaaatttttttgaaatatttgatatattaatatggatgggatgtttcttgagttattgtatattactgtaacattgtatttgaaaaacttattttttgaaaaaaaagtcaatccaaacggaatcttagattcaaaaattatctttaacaatttttatagtcataccagcgaatataatctagtagtcttcctagtcattatccacaagaatttccagcatttcagttagtttagacatgtcatccttggacaatgataaggataaatattcaacatcctaaggaccttggccatcttgatatatgttggaatatggatgtatatctatcttttcctttatttgttaatccaatttttggtgggaatcttgaatataaagcacttgcatgtttatttaataaaactaaaagaaatttaataaatcaaaaatattaaaattatataaaaataaaaaatgaattaaaggaaaaaaaatatgtagaaaatggatttgggtattgggcgggatcaatctaaacccatcccaaaatgatcccgcccaagttagtcccaaaacacatatgggtaaggttgggcccaaacccatatgactcggttccatctcaaacccaagcaaatcccgcccatcccgcccattttgccacctctattCAGCAGCAAGGTGTTCAGACTAGAAAGCAGATACCCAGCCCTTCACTTCCAATCAAGAATGTCTAGCAGCCAGAGGACCTCTTCCTCTGAGTTGGCAGCATCACAGAAATCCAACTCAATACCAAAAACATCAATGATCCCTTCATTATTGCCATTATCCAAGAATAACAAAGAGATCCATGCTCGAATCTCAGAAACAAAAGGGTTGCTAGGTGAAATATCAAGGTAGTCAAATGCTAGAGCCCGTTAAGCTGTCCGGTCTATATAGTCAAACACAGATTTGTCAATTATGCATGCAACTTTGTTGGAATCCTTGCGCACTACAAGCACAGATACGGAAACTGAGTGACTCAATGGAATGGTAAACCTTGGCTCAACAGGTAGAATCATCTTATACCCTGAACCCTCCAAGTGATACCTAAGCACATCACAGATTCCAGGAGGTGGGATCCAAATTCCATTCTGGAGGGTAGGTCCAGGAACTACCTCAGATAGATTAAACGGTCCCCAGTCCAAATGTCAACATAGAATTCCAAGTCATTTAAAGACAGCCTAGGAGGGAGAAGTGCCCGGCGATGTTGACGCTTATAAAAGGTTTTAAAAAGCTTGTGGTAGGTTACTGTCGGAGGTTGCGGCCGTTTACATATTGATGGCCATCTCTTGGCACACAGGCATTTCCAGAAATAATCATCTTGAGCAATCTCTCGCCACTGTTTATTAACCAA
It contains:
- the LOC113764843 gene encoding endochitinase EP3-like, with product MKNFPTIIFSIMVLVGAIPQLISSQNCGCAPNLCCSKFGYCGTSNDYCGPGCRSGPCTAAPSGGNNGASVAGIVTDAFFNGIANQAASGCAGKGFYTRSAFLEAQKSYSKFGTAGSAADSKREVAAFFAHVTHETGHMCYIEEINGPSKNYCDKRYTQYPCVPGKGYYGRGPLQITGNYNYGAAGQSIGFNGLSQPELVARDNVISFKTALWFWMNNCHSRIISGQGFGATIRAINGQLECDGANPNTVSARVGYYTQYCRQLGVDPGQNLRC